Part of the Paenibacillus sp. FSL R7-0273 genome is shown below.
ATAAATGAGTCGGGCTATCCGACAACTGAAGGCGGCGGCATGAGTCCTGTTAAGGGAGCTGAGCTTCCGGAAATCCTGAAGCAATTTGACGGTACAGAGGTTACATTTGATACCCTTGCCCCTGCCAAAGAGGGTGAAGAAGGCTGGGTTGATGCGATTGACAAGGAAGCTGAAATCGGACTTTGGCAGCCTGACTTCAAGAAAGTAATTATCGAAGCAGCAATCGGCAACCGCAAAGATTCTTACGATGACATCATGAAGGATCTGAACGATAAATGGAAAGCGGCAAGAGCTAAGGTTACAGCTGCCCAGTAAACCTGGAAGCTAACAGCAATCTAAGCAGAGTGATGACAGAATCAAGAGATCGGGGAGATGCGCTCGGCGTATTTTCCCCATCACTTTTGCAGCATTCATTGAGGATCTGGAGTAAGTAGCCTGTGTTTGTTCCTGGGAGGTGTGGAGAGAGTGTCCAACTTAAGTTATAAAAATCAGCGTATTTTGATCATCCTTTTATTCTCGCTAGTTCCGGTTGTCCTGCTGTTAACATTCTCATATCTGCCTGTTATTAAAATGTTCCAGTACAGCTTCACAAGCTGGGACGGCTTCAGCAAAAACATGGAGTACGTCGGGTTCGACAACTATAAGACGATTTTTACGAGACCGGAGTATTTTGCCGTATTTAAGGTCAGTCTGTATTATTTCTTTGCCACGTTTGTGCAGATGGGGCTGGCGCTCTATTTTGCGACGATTCTGAGCTTTAATGTCAGGCTGAAGAACTGGTTCAAAGGCATTTTGTTCTTTCCTACACTGCTTAACGGCGTGGCCATCGGTTTTATCTTCCTGTTCTTCTTCAAACCGGAAGGTACCTTGAACACACTGCTTGATCTGGCGGGCCTCGGAGCCTGGCAGCAGAAATGGCTGCTTAACCCGCATTTGATTAACATTTCGCTTGCGTTTGCTTCGGTGTGGAGATATATGGGAATGAACTTCATTATTTTCCTGGGTGCTATTTCATCGATCGGCAGCGATATTTATGAAGCCTCGGAGATTGACGGTGCCAACCGCTGGCACCAGTTCAGACATATTATTCTTCCGAGCATCAAGCGAATCCTTCAGCTCAATCTGATTCTGGCAGTAAGCGGGGCAATCGGCGTATTTGAAATTCCTTACGTCATGACCGGCGGTTCCAACGGCAGCAGTACCTTTGTCATTCAGACCGTAGACGTGGCATTTAAATACAGCAAGCTGGGTCTTGCTTCGGCAATGGCAGTAGTCCTGCTGGGTATTGTTATCATCGTAACGATTCTGCAGCGTGTTCTGATAAAGGAGGAGAAGTAAGAGATGCATACTATTAAATACAGCGCAGCCTCCTTCTTTAAATATCTTACTTTGGTTTTTGGAGCCCTTGCCGCCCTCATTCCGATTATTGTGGTCTTTTTCGCATCACTCAAAACCAATACCGAATACGCAAATACCGGTCCGCTTACTTTACCGGAGAACTGGCTTAATTTCAGCAATTACACCAAGGCCTTTGTTGACGGCAACATGCTGCTGGGCTTCATGAATACCATCATTATCGTGCTGATCTCTATAGCAGGAGCAACATTGACCGGATCAATGATGGCCTACATTCTGGCCCGCTTCAAATTCAAAGGCAGCAAGCTGCTGATGAGCGCTTTTCTGCTGGCAACCCTGATTCCAGGAGTAACAACACAGGTTGCCACCTTTCAGATCATCAATTCCCTTGATTTGTTTAACACGCGCTGGGCGCCGATCCTGATGTACCTGGGCACGGACATTATAGCTGTTTATATTTTCATGCAGTTCCTTGACTCCATTTCCGAATCGCTGGATGAATCGGCAATGCTAGACGGTGCCTCATATTGGACGATTTATTGGAGAATCATTCTGCCGCTGCTGAGTCCTGCAATTGTTACGGTCATCATTGTGAAGGGTGTCAACATCTATAACGACTTCTATACCCCCTTTCTGTATATGCCAAAAAGCAGCCTCCAGGTTGTTTCCACCGCGCTTTTTAAATTCAAGGGGCCCTACGGCTCACAATGGGAGGTAATCTGTGCGGCGATTATGATTGCCATTATCCCCACACTGATTGCTTTCATTGCCTTGCAAAAATATATTTACAACGGGTTTGCCCAAGGCTCGGTTAAATAATGCACGCTTACGCAGAACCAGAATTGAGAGGAGAATGAAAGATGAAACAAGTAGAACTGATAGGAACTAATCTGCCTAATATCCCTTGGCAGGAGCGGCCGGCCGGAAATGACAATCCGGTGTGGAGACATAATGATAACCCGGTTATCAGACGGAATCCGGCCAAAGGGGTAGCACGGATTTTTAACAGTGCCGTAATTGCTTATGAAGGCAGCTTCCTTGGCGTATTCCGTGTAGAGGACAACACGACCCGCCCTCATCTCCGGATGGGCTATAGTGCCGACGGACTGGACTGGAAGATCGAGGATGAGCCGATTCTGTTCACTGACGAAGCAGGCAACCCTTACGCACCACGCTATGCTTACGATCCGCGTCTGATCAAAGTGGAAGATACGTATTATATCATCTGGTGTACCGATTTTTATGGAGCAGCGATCGGGGTAGCCCGGACGCAAGACTTTAAAACCTTCGTCAGCCTGGAAAACCCGTTTCTGCCGTTTAACCGTAACGGGGTGCTGTTCCCCAAAAAAATAAACGGTAATTTTGTAATGCTGTCCCGTCCGAGCGACAGCGGACACACGCCGTTTGGTGATGTATTCCTGAGCGAAAGCCCTGACTTTGTCTATTGGGGGAAGCATCGTCATGTTATGAGCAAGGGCGGACAAGGCTGGTGGCAGAGCACCAAAATCGGCGGCGGCCCGGCGCCGATTGAAACGAGTGAAGGCTGGCTGATGTTCTATCATGGCGTAACTACTACCTGTAACGGTCTAGTGTACAGCATGGGGGCAGTTATTCTGGATAAGGACGAGCCCTCCAGAGTCAAATTCCGCTCCAGAAACTTCGTCCTGACCCCAGAAGAATGGTATGAGGAGAGAGGCTTCGTTAATAATGTGCTGTTCCCTTGCGCAGCCCTTACCGATGCTGAAACAGGCCGTATCGCCATTTACTATGGCGCTGCTGATACTTATGTTGGCGTAGTCTATACCACTGTTCAGGAAATCGTCAGCTATGTCATTGAAACCCATGAAGAAGTGGGTGACGATGCCGGGCTTGGCAAAATCTGAGCCGGGTATAAGGAGAAACATCTATGAACGAACGATCTTTGTCCCAATTGCAGGCCTATGAAGGGATCAGCCCGAAGCCGGCTGATTTCGACCGGTACTGGGAACGCGCCTTAAGTGAGTTGGATGCCCAGTCTTTGGAATATGAGCTGGTGCCCGCTGCATTTACAAGTGCGCTTGCGGAAT
Proteins encoded:
- a CDS encoding carbohydrate ABC transporter permease — translated: MERVSNLSYKNQRILIILLFSLVPVVLLLTFSYLPVIKMFQYSFTSWDGFSKNMEYVGFDNYKTIFTRPEYFAVFKVSLYYFFATFVQMGLALYFATILSFNVRLKNWFKGILFFPTLLNGVAIGFIFLFFFKPEGTLNTLLDLAGLGAWQQKWLLNPHLINISLAFASVWRYMGMNFIIFLGAISSIGSDIYEASEIDGANRWHQFRHIILPSIKRILQLNLILAVSGAIGVFEIPYVMTGGSNGSSTFVIQTVDVAFKYSKLGLASAMAVVLLGIVIIVTILQRVLIKEEK
- a CDS encoding carbohydrate ABC transporter permease encodes the protein MHTIKYSAASFFKYLTLVFGALAALIPIIVVFFASLKTNTEYANTGPLTLPENWLNFSNYTKAFVDGNMLLGFMNTIIIVLISIAGATLTGSMMAYILARFKFKGSKLLMSAFLLATLIPGVTTQVATFQIINSLDLFNTRWAPILMYLGTDIIAVYIFMQFLDSISESLDESAMLDGASYWTIYWRIILPLLSPAIVTVIIVKGVNIYNDFYTPFLYMPKSSLQVVSTALFKFKGPYGSQWEVICAAIMIAIIPTLIAFIALQKYIYNGFAQGSVK
- a CDS encoding glycoside hydrolase family 130 protein encodes the protein MKQVELIGTNLPNIPWQERPAGNDNPVWRHNDNPVIRRNPAKGVARIFNSAVIAYEGSFLGVFRVEDNTTRPHLRMGYSADGLDWKIEDEPILFTDEAGNPYAPRYAYDPRLIKVEDTYYIIWCTDFYGAAIGVARTQDFKTFVSLENPFLPFNRNGVLFPKKINGNFVMLSRPSDSGHTPFGDVFLSESPDFVYWGKHRHVMSKGGQGWWQSTKIGGGPAPIETSEGWLMFYHGVTTTCNGLVYSMGAVILDKDEPSRVKFRSRNFVLTPEEWYEERGFVNNVLFPCAALTDAETGRIAIYYGAADTYVGVVYTTVQEIVSYVIETHEEVGDDAGLGKI